The Desulfovibrio sp. JC010 sequence ACCCTCAATCCCGGGTGCGCCGACATAGTCGACTTCCTGGGAAAGGACCTTGCGATCAGGAGTAACGATTTCCAAAAGGAGCTTACTAGCCATAATCGCGTCCTATGCTATTTGTTTTTCTCTTTCTCAATGGCTTCTTCGATTGCGCCAACCATGTAGAAGGAGTTTTCAGCCATGTCATCGTATTCGCCGTCGAGGATTCCTCTGAAAGCCTTAACAGTGTCTTCCAGCTTTACGTATACGCCGGGGGTACCGGTGAATACTTCAGCAACGTGGAAGGGCTGGGAGAGGAAACGCTGGATGCGGCGTGCACGTGCAACAGTCTGCTTATCTTCGTCGGACAGTTCGTCCATACCGAGAATGGCGATGATGTCCTGAAGGTCTTTGTATTTCTGCAGAACCATCTGAACTTCACGTGCAGTTGCGTAGTGCTCGGCACCCAGAACATCCGGAGCGAGAATACGGGAAGTGGAGTCAAGAGGGTCAACCGCAGGGTAGATACCAAGCTCTGCAATCTGACGGGAAAGAACGAGAGTACCGTCAAGGTGAGAGAAGGTGGTTGCCGGTGCGGGGTCAGTCAAGTCATCCGCAGGGACGTAAACAGCCTGAACAGAGGTAATGGAACCTTTGTTGGTGGAGGTAATACGTTCCTGGAGTCCACCAAGGTCAGTACCGAGAGTCGGCTGGTAACCAACTGCGGAAGGCATACGACCGAGAAGTGCGGATACCTCGGAACCTGCCTGGGTGAAACGGAAGATGTTATCAATAAAGAGAAGAACGTCTTCACCTTCTACATCACGGAAGTACTCAGCGATGGTCAGAGCGGTCAGTGCAACACGAGCACGTGCTCCCGGAGGTTCGTTCATCTGGCCGTATACGAGAGCAGACTTCTCAAGAACGCCTGCGTCTTTCATTTCGTGGTAGAGGTCGTTACCTTCACGGGTACGCTCACCAACACCTGCGAAGCAAGATTTACCACCGTGCTGTTTCGCAATGTTGTTGATCATTTCCATCAGAATAACGGTTTTACCAACACCTGCGCCGCCGAAGAGGCCCATCTTACCACCCTTGGGGAAGGGTACGAGAAGGTCAACGACCTTGATGCCGGTTTCCAGCAGTTCAACTTTGGTGGACTGCTCGGTGAATTCCGGTGCTGCGCGGTGAATGGGCAGAGAATCTTTAGCGTCGATGGGACCCATTTCGTCAACAGGACGGCCAACAACGTTAAGGATACGACCCAGTACGCCATTACCGACGGGTACGGAAATGGATTCGCCGATTGCTACAACTTCCATGCCGCGGACAAGACCTTCGGTAGCGTCCATAGCAATGGTACGAACAACGTTATCACCGAGGTGCTGTGCAACCTCACACACCAGGTCAGGTGCGTCGGTGTTGTTCGGGTTGTCAATCTCGACCGCAGTCAGAATGTTGGGCAATTGCCCTTCAGGAAATTCGACGTCAACAACCGCGCCGATAACCTGAACAATTTTACCTGTAACTTTACTCATCAGAGTAACCCCCTATATTATCCTTTCAGCGCTTCTGCGCCGCCGACAATGTCCATAAGATCCGCAGTAATAGCGGCCTGCCTGGTCTTGTTGTAAAGCAGTGTCAGAGTTTCGGTCATATCGTCGCATGCTCTGGAAGCGTTATCCATGGCAGCCATACGTGCAGCGTGTTCACTGCAGGATGTGTCGAGAAGACCGCGGTAAACCTGAACCTTAACAAAACGGGGCAGAAGCTCTGCGAGAAGACCTTCAACAGAAGGCTCGTAAATGTATTCGCTGGAAGCACCGGACTCAGCTTCTTCACCTGCTGCGTCAGAAGACATGGGCAGGATCTGAAGGGTGGTCGGGGGCTGGCTGGCAACGTTTACGAACTTACCGAATACAAGGAAAACCTCATCAAGTTCTTCGGCAAGGTAGGCGTCGATAACTTTGTTACCGATGGAAGCGGCCAGATTAAAGTCGAAAGAGCTCATGTCATCGTTATATGCTTCGATGATTTCGTACTCAGTCTTCTTAACGGCGGCTGCGCCTTTTTTACCTACGCAGTAGAACTTTACAGCTTTACCTTCAGCCTTCTTTTCCGCAGCCAGTTTCAGGGCTGCGTTTATCATATTCGCATTAAAACTACCGCAAAGTCCGCGATCGGAAGTAGCGAGGACAATACCTACACTCTTGATCTCTTCGTGGACTTCAAGCAGCGGATGGACTGAAGAGTCCGCACCAGCTGCCAGATCGCCAAGCATTTCATAGAATTTGTCAGCATAGGGGCGAAAGCGCTCAATTCTGTCCTGAGCACCACGCAGTTTCGCCGACGCAACCATGTTCATGGCCTTGGTGATCTGCTTAGTCTTTTTAATACTGACGATTTGGTTTTGGACATCCTTAAGAGAAGCCATCAGTACCTCCCTGGATTAAGCTGTGAAACCTTTATTGAACTCTTCCAGAGCGGCCTTCAGCTTGCCTTCGATTTCGTCATCAAGAGCACCTTTGGTCTTGATACCTTCCAGAATTTCGGGCTTCGCGTTAGCGATGAATTCCTGGAGTTCGTCTTCGTATTTACGTACTGCGGTAACGGGGAATTCATCCATGTAGCCGCGAGTACCGGCGTACAGGGAGACTACCTGTTCCATAACGTTCATGGGCTTGTACTGAGGCTGCTTGAGAAGCTCAACCATGCGGGCACCGCGGTTCAGCTTCTGCTGGGTGGCCTTATCAAGGTCGGAACCGAAAGCTGCGAAAGCTGCCAGTTCACGATACTGTGCGAGGTCAAGACGCAGAGTACCTGCAACCTGCTTCATAGCTTTAATCTGAGCAGCACCACCAACTCGGGATACGGACAGACCTACGTTAACAGCAGGACGGATACCGGAGTTGAAGAGGTTGGGCTCGAGGTAAACCTGACCGTCGGTAATGGAGATAACGTTGGTCGGGATATATGCGGATACGTCACCTGCCTGGGTTTCAATGATGGGCAGTGCGGTCAGAGAACCGGCACCGAGGTCATCATTTACCTTACAAGAACGCTCGAGGAGCCTTGAGTGCAGGTAGAAAACGTCACCGGGGTATGCTTCACGTCCCGGAGGGCGACGAAGCAGGAGAGACATCTGTCTGTAAGCAACAGCCTGCTTGGAAAGGTCATCGTATGCGATCAGGGCGTGCTTACCACCGTCACGGTAGTACTCAGCCATGGTTGCACCGGTGTATGCAGAAATAAACTGCAGAGGAGCAGGCTCAGATGCTGTTGCAGAAATGATTGTGGTGTATTCCATTGCACCGTGCTTACGCAGAATGTCAGCAACAAGAGCAACTGCTGCTTTCTTCTGACCGATAGCTACGTAGAAGCAGTGGATACCGGAATCTTTCTGAGCGAGGATAGCGTCAACACAAATCGCAGTTTTACCGACCTGACGGTCACCAATTACGAGTTCGCGCTGTCCACGTCCGATCGGAGTCATTGCGTCAATAGACTTGAGACCGGTGTACATGGGTTCATGTACGGATTTACGTGCGATGATACCGGGAGCTTTAAGCTCAACGGGGCGTTCTTCTGCCGCTTCAATGGGTCCGAGACCGTCAATAGGCTGACCCAGAGGGTTAACAACGCGGCCCATGACTGCGTCACCAACAGGTACGGAGAAGAGTTTGCCGGTACGTTTTACCGGGTCACCTTCTTTAATACCGGTGTCGTCACCGAGGAGAGCAACACCGACGTTATCTTCTTCGAGGTTGAGAACCATGCCCATCAGGCCGCCGGGAAACTCGAGGAGTTCCATAGCCATTGCGTTCTCAACACCATGAACACGAGCAATACCGTCACCAACGTACAGTACGGTACCGGTTTCGCTCATTTCGACCTTAGACTCATAATTCTGAATCTGATCTTCAATGATCTTGCTGATTTCTTCCGCTTTAATCTGCATGGCCCTACACACCCCTTTTAATCTGTTCTTTCATCATTTGCAGCTGTGCGCGAATGCTTGCATCAAGAACTTTATCGCCAACCTGAAGAACAACACCTCCGAGGATGTCTTTATCCATAGCAAAGTCGAGTTCGAGTTTGCTTTTGAGCTGTTCTTCAAGACGTGCTTTAATTTCTTTCTGACGCTTAACGGTCAGCTTGATTGCAGTCACCAGTTTGCCACGGACGACACCCTGAACGTTGTCGAGCATTCCTGCGTAGTCGCTTGCGATTTCAGGAATTACGGACAGACGTCCTTTGTCGGCCAGAAGGCTGCAAAAGTTTTTAACCACAGGTCCTGCCGAGGTCTTCTCAAGCAGTTTTTCAAGCACGGCTTTCTTTTCTTCCGCACTGAAAACCGGATTCTGGAAGAGCCTCAGGGCCTCCGGGGAATCTTCCAGCATCTGGGACAACTCGGACAGTGCCTTACCATACGCCGCAAGGTCTGTTTCTCCCTGCTTCTGGCCAACGGAGAACAGCGCCTTGGCGTATCTGCGTGAGACTATGTTCCCGGTCATTAGAGCACCACCTTTGTTAAGTATTCATCCACCAGAGTCTCGTGCTGAGCTTTGGTAAGCTTGCTCTTAACGATCTTCTCAGCTGCTTCGATGACCTGATCGGCCATTTCAGCGCGCATTTCGTCAAGCGCAACGTTTACTTCCTGCTCTGCGGAGACTTTGGCCTGAGCTTTGATCTGCTCGGCAGTCTGCTCGGCTTTCTGGATGATCGCCGCCTTCATGGCCTCGCCCTGAGATCTGGCCTCGGAAAGGATGGAATCCTTTTCCTGTTCCAGATTAGCAATACTTGATTCGACGTCACGGAGCTTTTTCTCTGCAGCTTCCTTGCGGGACTGCAGATCGTTGAGCTCCTGCTTGATGCCTGACTGGCGTCCTTTAAAGAGAGAAGCGATTTTCTCGCCTGCAAACTTGTAAAGGATCCCAATAACGAGGATCAAGTTAAGTACACGCCAACCGAAGTTTGCCCAGGGAATCTCGTGCGCCCCTTCTCCACCGCTTGCATAGGCTGCGCCTGCTGCCAGCAGTACGGAAAGAGCGGTTGTTGCCATGATCATGTTTTTCCGCTTCAAGGCTAAACCCCCCTTCGATATTGATTAGGCCTAGCCAAGAACCTTGGCTGTAACCTTCTGAGCAAAAGCTTCAACTTCGCCACCAAGAACTTTCATTGCTGCACCCTTATCGGCTGCAACCTCCGCACGAGCTTCCTTCATAGTTGCGGCTGCAACTTTTCCGGCCTCGGCAAGCAATGTCTGTTCCTGAGCAGCTCCCTGATCTTTGAAGTCGTTCCGGATTTCCATTCCCTCTTTACGGGCAGAGTCCAGAGCAGCTTCGTAATCCTTAACCTTGGTTTCAGCCTGTCCGTTGAAATTTTCCACCTTGGAAAGCTGGTCGCTCATGAGCTCCGCGCGTTTCCTGATGATTTCGCGAATAGGACGAAACATAAGAAGGTTGAGAACAAGAAGGGTGATGATGAAGTTCGCTAACTGGATAAAAAAGCTAATATCTAAATCAATCATGCCTGCTCCCGAAAAGGTTGTGAATTTTTGTCCAAAGTCAGTTGCGGTGTAGCTAAATTTAGAGCTTGTGTCAAAGGGTTTCTGAAAATGAATCGGTTACTTTTCACCGATTAACCCCCGTGAACACTGGCTTGTTATTTTTTTAACTAATTTCTTCTGTTTCTGTTTCAACTGCCGGAGAGGAGCTGGAACTCATGGTCACACGCCCTTCCAGAACAGCTCCTTCTTCCACTACCAGAGTGGGGGTAACCAGATTACCCTGCAGGTTGGCTGTCTTATGCAGGACCGCTTTTTCATTGGCATAAACTTCTCCGGTCACCCGGCCGCTGAGAACCAGCTGGCCTACGCGCAGAACACCCTCAACCTTTGCTTCACGGCCCACAACCAGAGTTCCTTCGGATTCAACTTCGCCGTTGAAATTACCGTCAATACGCACAGCACCCTGAAAGTTGAGCTTGCCCTGATAATCAGTGCCGCTGCCTAAAAATGCATTTATTTCATCTCTTGCCATTTTAATCTCCTTTTCCCCTGAGCCGGTTTTGGAAAATCCGAACATGCGGCTTACCCCTGTTTAAATACGTAACGCCTCATGGAAACGTTCAAAACGAGTCCCACAAGGCACAAATTTACTACGGTGCCACTGCCGCCGTAGCTGATAAAAGGTAAAGGTATGCCTACTACCGGCATTAGTCCGAGGACCATACCCATATTGATAAGGATTTGCCAGAAGAAATAAAAGAATACGCCTGCCGCAAGATAGCTTCCGAACAGGTCTTTTGCCTCTCTGGCGGTAACAACCATCTGGTACAGAAAAACACAGAAAAGACTGAGCAGGGCCATGGCCCCGGCAAAGCCCCATTCCTCCCCGAAAACCGCAATGGCGAAATCGGTATGCTTTTCCGGCAGAAAACGCAGCTGGGACTGCGTACCGCCGAGAAAACCCTTGCCCCAGACCCGCCCGGAGCCGATGGCGATTTCCGACTGGATAATATGATATCCCGCGCCCAGCGGATCGCTGGCCGGGTTCATGAACGAGACAATGCGCCTTTTCTGGTAGTCGTGCAGGAAAAACCAGCCGATAGGAACAAGGCACGGTCCCAGAACAGCCAATGTCTTGAACAGCTTGGGCGTCAAACCTCGATACAGGATCATGCCGCCTAAAATGAGCAGGATATTCAGCCCGGACCCAAGGTCGGGCTGGGTGATGA is a genomic window containing:
- the atpD gene encoding F0F1 ATP synthase subunit beta — protein: MSKVTGKIVQVIGAVVDVEFPEGQLPNILTAVEIDNPNNTDAPDLVCEVAQHLGDNVVRTIAMDATEGLVRGMEVVAIGESISVPVGNGVLGRILNVVGRPVDEMGPIDAKDSLPIHRAAPEFTEQSTKVELLETGIKVVDLLVPFPKGGKMGLFGGAGVGKTVILMEMINNIAKQHGGKSCFAGVGERTREGNDLYHEMKDAGVLEKSALVYGQMNEPPGARARVALTALTIAEYFRDVEGEDVLLFIDNIFRFTQAGSEVSALLGRMPSAVGYQPTLGTDLGGLQERITSTNKGSITSVQAVYVPADDLTDPAPATTFSHLDGTLVLSRQIAELGIYPAVDPLDSTSRILAPDVLGAEHYATAREVQMVLQKYKDLQDIIAILGMDELSDEDKQTVARARRIQRFLSQPFHVAEVFTGTPGVYVKLEDTVKAFRGILDGEYDDMAENSFYMVGAIEEAIEKEKNK
- a CDS encoding F0F1 ATP synthase subunit gamma, yielding MASLKDVQNQIVSIKKTKQITKAMNMVASAKLRGAQDRIERFRPYADKFYEMLGDLAAGADSSVHPLLEVHEEIKSVGIVLATSDRGLCGSFNANMINAALKLAAEKKAEGKAVKFYCVGKKGAAAVKKTEYEIIEAYNDDMSSFDFNLAASIGNKVIDAYLAEELDEVFLVFGKFVNVASQPPTTLQILPMSSDAAGEEAESGASSEYIYEPSVEGLLAELLPRFVKVQVYRGLLDTSCSEHAARMAAMDNASRACDDMTETLTLLYNKTRQAAITADLMDIVGGAEALKG
- the atpA gene encoding F0F1 ATP synthase subunit alpha, translating into MQIKAEEISKIIEDQIQNYESKVEMSETGTVLYVGDGIARVHGVENAMAMELLEFPGGLMGMVLNLEEDNVGVALLGDDTGIKEGDPVKRTGKLFSVPVGDAVMGRVVNPLGQPIDGLGPIEAAEERPVELKAPGIIARKSVHEPMYTGLKSIDAMTPIGRGQRELVIGDRQVGKTAICVDAILAQKDSGIHCFYVAIGQKKAAVALVADILRKHGAMEYTTIISATASEPAPLQFISAYTGATMAEYYRDGGKHALIAYDDLSKQAVAYRQMSLLLRRPPGREAYPGDVFYLHSRLLERSCKVNDDLGAGSLTALPIIETQAGDVSAYIPTNVISITDGQVYLEPNLFNSGIRPAVNVGLSVSRVGGAAQIKAMKQVAGTLRLDLAQYRELAAFAAFGSDLDKATQQKLNRGARMVELLKQPQYKPMNVMEQVVSLYAGTRGYMDEFPVTAVRKYEDELQEFIANAKPEILEGIKTKGALDDEIEGKLKAALEEFNKGFTA
- a CDS encoding F0F1 ATP synthase subunit delta, which translates into the protein MTGNIVSRRYAKALFSVGQKQGETDLAAYGKALSELSQMLEDSPEALRLFQNPVFSAEEKKAVLEKLLEKTSAGPVVKNFCSLLADKGRLSVIPEIASDYAGMLDNVQGVVRGKLVTAIKLTVKRQKEIKARLEEQLKSKLELDFAMDKDILGGVVLQVGDKVLDASIRAQLQMMKEQIKRGV
- the atpF gene encoding F0F1 ATP synthase subunit B, translated to MIMATTALSVLLAAGAAYASGGEGAHEIPWANFGWRVLNLILVIGILYKFAGEKIASLFKGRQSGIKQELNDLQSRKEAAEKKLRDVESSIANLEQEKDSILSEARSQGEAMKAAIIQKAEQTAEQIKAQAKVSAEQEVNVALDEMRAEMADQVIEAAEKIVKSKLTKAQHETLVDEYLTKVVL
- a CDS encoding ATP synthase F0 subunit B, with the translated sequence MIDLDISFFIQLANFIITLLVLNLLMFRPIREIIRKRAELMSDQLSKVENFNGQAETKVKDYEAALDSARKEGMEIRNDFKDQGAAQEQTLLAEAGKVAAATMKEARAEVAADKGAAMKVLGGEVEAFAQKVTAKVLG
- a CDS encoding polymer-forming cytoskeletal protein — encoded protein: MARDEINAFLGSGTDYQGKLNFQGAVRIDGNFNGEVESEGTLVVGREAKVEGVLRVGQLVLSGRVTGEVYANEKAVLHKTANLQGNLVTPTLVVEEGAVLEGRVTMSSSSSPAVETETEEIS
- the rodA gene encoding rod shape-determining protein RodA, coding for MSPIDRRLLIHMNWFLLGLAAMLFFVGVLNLYSASGFRLEEGMSVSSFYQKQLIWGLMGFAGMITFMLFDYRHLRTIAWPLFWITVALLACVPVIGKTIYGARRWLDLGFFNFQPSEMAKITILVIGAKILSRSSDPLDIKKLAYVVAVGLIPAGMVITQPDLGSGLNILLILGGMILYRGLTPKLFKTLAVLGPCLVPIGWFFLHDYQKRRIVSFMNPASDPLGAGYHIIQSEIAIGSGRVWGKGFLGGTQSQLRFLPEKHTDFAIAVFGEEWGFAGAMALLSLFCVFLYQMVVTAREAKDLFGSYLAAGVFFYFFWQILINMGMVLGLMPVVGIPLPFISYGGSGTVVNLCLVGLVLNVSMRRYVFKQG